Proteins from a single region of Lujinxingia litoralis:
- a CDS encoding universal stress protein: MTTILFGSDLSEHAIPAARWAARLARLHQQDGRPVRLMGVHAISPEELSLLRVASGNADKDAPAQLQDEFRQWLEPIDTQGIEVEVNIQIGSPSGALVHAAQLYQADWLVVGVSGRGQLSRLILGSTAERLAHRPPCALALVHPDGFAWEGDVRALAPTDFSASATGAVELAADMVRRQGGALTLLNVVELPRSTPSLVEPAAYPAALVAHLEETQSSAQAQLDRLAEELDLGTQLTTEVRPGYPSHEVLAAAEEHTANLLFLGCTGRSRVAEWFLGGVARGVVRHAPTTIVLYPAVEAED, from the coding sequence ATGACCACCATCCTCTTTGGCAGCGACCTCTCCGAACACGCGATCCCCGCCGCCCGCTGGGCGGCTCGCCTGGCTCGCCTTCACCAACAAGACGGTCGCCCGGTGCGCCTGATGGGAGTGCACGCGATCAGCCCCGAAGAACTCTCGCTTCTGCGGGTGGCCTCGGGAAACGCCGATAAAGATGCTCCAGCTCAGCTCCAGGACGAGTTTCGGCAGTGGCTGGAGCCCATCGACACTCAGGGAATCGAGGTGGAGGTCAACATCCAGATCGGCTCTCCCTCGGGCGCGCTGGTCCACGCCGCGCAGCTCTACCAGGCCGATTGGCTGGTGGTCGGCGTCTCGGGCCGCGGCCAGCTCTCCCGGCTAATTCTGGGCTCCACCGCCGAGCGCCTGGCCCACCGCCCCCCCTGTGCGCTGGCGCTGGTACACCCCGACGGATTTGCCTGGGAGGGCGATGTGCGCGCGCTGGCCCCCACCGACTTCAGCGCCTCGGCCACCGGCGCCGTGGAGCTGGCCGCCGACATGGTGCGCCGCCAGGGCGGCGCGCTCACCCTGTTAAACGTCGTGGAGCTGCCGCGGTCCACCCCTTCCCTGGTCGAGCCAGCGGCCTACCCGGCCGCTCTGGTGGCCCACCTCGAAGAAACCCAGTCCAGCGCCCAGGCCCAGCTCGACCGCCTTGCCGAAGAGCTCGACCTCGGCACCCAACTCACCACCGAAGTCCGCCCCGGCTACCCCTCCCACGAGGTGCTGGCCGCGGCCGAGGAACACACCGCCAACCTGCTCTTTCTCGGATGCACCGGGCGCTCCCGGGTGGCCGAGTGGTTCTTAGGCGGGGTGGCCCGCGGCGTGGTACGCCACGCCCCCACCACCATCGTGCTCTACCCGGCGGTCGAAGCCGAAGACTGA